Proteins from a single region of Myxococcus xanthus:
- a CDS encoding discoidin domain-containing protein translates to MLALTALALATPALAAEGFTSVTASGDDGNVPSNAIDGDPTTRWSSDGVGEWLTGDLGAVKSLSAVDISWHRGNERVNRFVISISTDGTNFTQVHSGSSSGNTAAPERYSFSPVNARYVRITVNGSTMNTWASIAELAAVTDGSNPPGAPPERFTSVAASGDDGNVPANAIDGDPATRWSSDGVGQWITGDLGTVAQLGAMDIGWHRGNERVNNFVISTSTDGTTFTQVHSGRSSGNTAALERYSFSPVSARYVRITVNGSTMNTWASIAEMQPGTGSTPPTNPPTDPPGEQGQDKFGVTMIYPTRSGGEQWFLADNATSDKRFDPQNTISRNSDGSWKMRNTKVRMSVFTSTGYSASKIPTYDRDVLASRGYMQAANDWRNIEMTGFVKVNSVSDVSDNFAWYARGGKHNDNHSGCEGSSYKGSLHYDGRVRWQKETWHVSYNQASYKSGTSALRGRWVGFKSVMRNTKVNGKEAVRLEMYLNENADKKTWKKVYDMVDSGSWGGDASHCGGAVNAMPITWGGPIAVFRWDSANDVDFKWLSVREISPEQ, encoded by the coding sequence GTGCTCGCGCTGACTGCCCTTGCGCTCGCGACGCCCGCGCTAGCCGCCGAGGGATTCACCTCCGTCACCGCCAGTGGGGATGACGGCAACGTCCCCTCCAACGCCATCGACGGCGACCCCACCACGCGCTGGTCCAGCGACGGCGTGGGAGAATGGCTCACCGGCGACCTGGGCGCGGTGAAGTCACTCAGCGCCGTGGACATCTCCTGGCACCGTGGCAACGAGCGCGTCAATCGCTTCGTCATCTCCATCTCCACGGACGGCACGAACTTCACGCAGGTGCACTCCGGCAGCTCGTCCGGCAACACCGCCGCGCCGGAGCGTTACTCGTTCTCCCCGGTGAACGCACGCTACGTGCGCATCACCGTGAACGGCAGCACGATGAACACCTGGGCCAGCATCGCGGAGCTGGCGGCCGTCACCGACGGCTCGAACCCGCCCGGCGCTCCCCCCGAGCGTTTCACCTCCGTCGCCGCCAGCGGAGATGACGGCAACGTCCCCGCCAACGCCATCGACGGCGACCCCGCCACGCGGTGGTCCAGCGACGGCGTGGGGCAATGGATTACCGGCGACCTGGGCACCGTGGCGCAGTTGGGCGCCATGGACATCGGCTGGCACCGTGGCAACGAGCGCGTCAACAACTTCGTCATCTCCACCTCCACGGACGGCACGACCTTCACGCAGGTGCATTCCGGCAGGTCATCCGGCAACACCGCCGCGCTGGAGCGCTACTCGTTCTCCCCAGTGAGCGCGCGCTACGTGCGCATCACCGTGAACGGCAGCACGATGAACACCTGGGCCAGCATCGCGGAAATGCAGCCCGGCACCGGCTCGACCCCGCCCACCAATCCGCCCACCGACCCGCCTGGCGAGCAGGGCCAGGACAAGTTCGGCGTGACGATGATCTATCCGACCAGGTCGGGCGGCGAGCAGTGGTTCCTGGCGGACAACGCTACGTCCGACAAGCGCTTCGACCCGCAGAACACCATCAGCCGCAACTCGGACGGCTCATGGAAGATGAGGAACACCAAGGTGCGCATGTCCGTGTTCACCTCCACGGGCTACAGCGCGTCCAAGATTCCGACCTACGACCGCGACGTGCTGGCCAGCCGGGGCTACATGCAGGCGGCGAACGACTGGCGGAACATCGAGATGACTGGCTTCGTGAAGGTCAACTCGGTGTCCGACGTGTCGGACAACTTCGCGTGGTACGCGCGAGGCGGCAAGCACAACGACAACCACTCGGGGTGCGAGGGCAGCAGCTACAAGGGTTCGCTGCACTATGACGGCCGCGTGCGCTGGCAGAAGGAGACGTGGCACGTCTCCTACAACCAGGCGTCGTACAAGTCCGGTACCTCGGCGCTGCGCGGCCGCTGGGTGGGCTTCAAGTCGGTGATGCGCAACACCAAGGTCAACGGAAAGGAGGCCGTGCGCCTGGAGATGTACCTCAACGAGAACGCCGACAAGAAGACCTGGAAGAAGGTCTACGACATGGTGGACTCGGGCAGTTGGGGTGGTGACGCCAGCCACTGCGGCGGCGCGGTGAACGCAATGCCCATCACTTGGGGCGGCCCCATCGCGGTGTTCCGCTGGGACAGCGCCAACGACGTGGACTTCAAGTGGCTGTCCGTGCGCGAAATCTCGCCGGAGCAGTGA